In a single window of the Herpetosiphonaceae bacterium genome:
- a CDS encoding Uma2 family endonuclease: MYGFPASLWLRNNCALDGYVRSQSGPANSYATIPTRGEIMATVLKLITADDLLQMPDDGFLYELVRGELRRMSPGSFRHGKIIINVTLSLGQHVREQRLGDVFAAETGFKLASDPDTVRAPDVAFVRRERIEAVGDVGGFWPGAPDLAVEVISPHDLYTEVEEKVIEFLNAGTGMMLVVNPRKHTVTVYRAMADISILTEDDTIEGEDVVPGWSLPVRDVFA, from the coding sequence ATGTACGGCTTTCCGGCGTCCTTATGGCTCAGAAACAATTGTGCATTAGATGGATACGTGCGATCTCAGAGCGGACCAGCAAACTCATATGCTACAATACCGACACGAGGTGAAATTATGGCAACTGTCCTCAAACTGATAACAGCCGACGATCTATTGCAGATGCCCGACGACGGCTTTCTGTACGAACTCGTCCGAGGAGAACTGCGCCGCATGTCGCCTGGAAGCTTTCGTCACGGAAAAATTATTATCAATGTTACGCTCTCGTTAGGTCAACACGTCCGGGAGCAGCGGCTTGGTGACGTGTTTGCAGCCGAGACAGGATTCAAGCTGGCCTCTGATCCAGATACCGTGCGCGCTCCCGACGTAGCCTTTGTGCGGCGTGAGCGCATCGAAGCGGTGGGCGATGTAGGAGGATTCTGGCCCGGCGCGCCCGATCTTGCCGTCGAGGTTATTTCGCCCCATGACCTGTACACCGAAGTCGAAGAGAAGGTCATCGAATTTCTCAACGCGGGCACCGGCATGATGCTGGTAGTGAATCCGCGCAAGCACACCGTAACGGTCTATCGCGCCATGGCCGACATCAGCATCCTGACCGAGGACGATACCATCGAGGGCGAGGACGTGGTGCCTGGCTGGAGCTTGCCCGTACGCGATGTTTTCGCCTAA